aacaggagaacgattgagagacaaatagagaacaaaaagaaaataatgaagaaactgctggctttttttctcttcagagaAAGAACGTCCGCTGAGGAACAACGACACTGTTGACATCATCAAACGACAACAAGGACAGCTCTTTGCCACATGCTGCCTCCCGTCTGGTCCTATATactaacttaaaaaaaaaaatagacaaaaaagcaacagacaaagagggagaaagagcagaggagaaaagaagtaGAAAGAAACAAGGAGGAAGGTGAAGTCTGAGGAAGAGGGTATGGGGATGCGAGTGGTGGTTCTGGGTCTGAATTGGCCGACCCATTTGGGCCGCTGTGATGTCCTTCCCTGagtggggggcggggggggcaGTGGGTTATGGTCCGAGCCCGCGAGCTCTCTGGGATTTCACTCTGCgtgtacatgtgtttttgtatgcGGTATTTTCCTCCAGTTGCTAAATCACCAAACTCCAACCGATCTCATGGTGTCCGAGTCTGACGACGATCTGCTGAGTGTCACCTTTTCTCCCCCAACTTTCACACGTCTGTTCCGACGTTTTTCCACTCCTGCTTTCCTGATTGGCACTTGTATGAAGTGGGCGAGTCTGAGGAGGCTTTGTGTCCGATCACAGTCCACTCCTCTTTTGGCCACCCGCTGACGGCGAGGCGTggctttcattcattcattttgtttacaagTTTGATCATTCCTGTGTAATGTCTACGCGCTGAAACTGTCTGAGCATAGCACAAGCTGAGACAGTGGAGCTTCTTTAGGAGCTCAGTTTGGACTTCTTTGAAGGTGGCAGAGGGTCCTCTTTActctccccatcctcctcctcatcttcttcctcatcgTCGTCATCAGGATAGTCAACCAGTCCTACTAAACCTCCCTGAAGAAGACAAGCGGCACAAATCAAAAAACTGGTCAGACACTTCATAGTGTTGTTTTATCAGGATAATACTACAAACCATCTGGTAGACTTTGGTTTTGGCTTGTTTGCCTATACTACCAAATTTAGCAGATGGGCAACTATAATTagcagctctgttgtgttttcaacttTAACTACTTCCAATTTCTGTACTGCAAAAATATATCAAAGAAACTTTGAAAATTTcaacaataagaaaataaaaacaattaaaaaaaacccacaactgGTAATGGTCAAAATGCCGTCTTAAACTGTACAGCAAACGCAGATATTTGTGTACTGCAATTACTCTTACTCTATTACATTACACTCAAAATGATCACTTCAGTTCAGTCATGCTCATGGCTATTACCAGAACCTTTTGTGAAGATTCAGGAAGTCATGCGCTGCCATGCAGCTCCTCTAGGCTGAGGGTGCATTGATCTGTTAATGACTAAGAGGCCATACGGCCAATGTGCCAGAATTGAAGTGTTTGAGAAATGAGTTTAAACCAACCAATAGCAAAGCCTGTTTGTGGGCTAATAATGTATTTGTATAACTGGAGTAACATCCAGCAACTATTACTTTTAATGCAGAGGTGATGTCATTTTTGGTGTGCAGACCCTTGCATCAGGGTCCTGTACTAGTCTTTTCCCCTCCATTTGTAACTCCCATCTAAATAAAGCTAACAAGTTGAAATTCTGTCCAATGACGCAGTGGTAGTGGTGACCATTCTTCGTACAATACACAACAAGGATGGTGGGAGTTGTGTGAAAATTGACAGTCAAAGTGTGAAGACTCATAGTTAAAGCTCAATTTTCACCAAATTCTTTCGTCCTTTCAGCGAAGTAGAGCTAGACACAGAACAAACattgtgcaaagaaaaaatCTGTCTTCATCTTTAACACATTGCTGCTCAATAACACTGACAATATATGTATTTTCTTCACAGAGAGCAACATTAATATACTGACAGGTACCTTTGTGGTTACGGCTGTGGTGGAGGGTGAGCTCCGTGCCCCTGAGCCTGGAGAACCCGGTGATCCCGGAGAACCTGGGTTCAATGAGGCAGATGACGGAGGGCTAGACAGGCTGGTTTTAGTGGAGCCAGAGAAGGCGAGCTTGAAGCTTGGGTTCTGCCTGCCTGATAAGCTTGACTTCCCCAGTACTTCTTTGTCCTCTGGGTCTTTCACTGGGGGTAGAGAGGGCACCTCATTAGTCATTTTCCCTTCTcactcgttttttttcttcttttttttttaattctaaaaaacatttgataagtGAACAAAATGTATATACTGTGAAAAACAGTATGCCTGTATAGAATTTCCCTtttactgtttacatttaacGAACAACTGACTGTTCATGTCCGTGTCGAATCAAGCATTCATGCAACCAGTTTTATGTCCCTATATGGTACTCTacaatgcaaaaaaatgtcCATTCAGGCACAGCTGTAGATTAACTGAAACTCCAGCAGCACTGAACCATCAGGGAGAATCTGGCAAATAGCATGCAAAAAGTTTGTCTATCAAAATGGCACTTTGACTAAGTGTGGATGACAACTTGGGGCCAGTAAATAAAACTCTGTGATCTCTGAGAATTACAACACGGTCTGCCAGCAATCCAGCACTTCAATAAAATCTAAtcacaatgttgttgtttttacccCGGATCTGTTCTTCTGCCAGTGAAATGCACAAAATTTGATTGTATAAAAGTTTCAGCTTTATTCACATCCTTATTAGTTTGTCGTTTCTTATCACACCATCATCCCTTGGGGATGACAATGCAAGTCTTTTGACAGAGCTCTCTCCTCAGTGCTTTTTTTGAAACTGTAAGGTTTCAGGATGATATAGAAACACCACATTCAGTAtacatcattatcattttccAAACTATCAGCCATTAACCACCATTATGACAAACATATTTGCTAAGAGTAGAAACCACTGcatttcatacatacatttctttctctccatgaACTTGCTTATAGGTTCCATCAGGTCCTCCTCTGCTTTCATCTTGTCAGAGGGAGGAACTACTGCTTCACCATCCTCAAGGTCATCCTCATCTGTGTTGAACCAcatctcctcttcatcctccagtGTTCGTGCATCACGGCGGAAGCGGTGGTTCCTCAGGATGGAACGCATGCTGGAGAAGACAATGCACCTTTTAGTGgtcaaaacagaaaatgcacaCACTGTATGTTCACCGAGTATATCAAAGACAGTGTTTCTTAAACCAGAATGATGTACTTAATATGAGTAACAAGTCTTGACAACTGGGGTGATCTGCTAGTCATGCaattaaatgtttcaacatatgctacatattttactttttacttatTCTTGTAAGTATATGATACATTGGCTTTCACTTTTTTGGAGACAGTGCAACCACACACTACTACACACTTACAAACCATCTAAAACATTGCACCTGATGCACATGTAATTATACATTGGTCACTTCAAGAGCTTATCAATGAGAGTTCTCCAACTGGCATTTCACATTTACTTGTTTAATCTATTTATTACAGACTCACAGGGATTGCCTAGATCATTAATTCATCAGTGACAGTGTAATAGTTGAAGTAGTGGTTTCGATTGGTTTTCTCACCTATCCagtttggggttgtcttgccTCTCTCGCTGCTGTTCATATCGCAGCTTTAGCCCCTTGAATGTCTGGACGTAGTCCACATCCTCCAGAGCCTTCCAGTAGTTCTCTACTATATGAGCTGTTAGAGATTTCACATCCTCCTGGGAGCAatgggaggggggaaaaaagaggggtGTAGTGACCCAGTAGAAGAGAACAttgataaagaaagaaagacgagGTAAGGCGTGTAGTTTAGAGTTGAAGACAGGCAGAGCAGAAGCGTgaaaatgagagagggagagagaaaacaccaaacaagttaaaataatcaataaaacatgaatcactACTTCTCTACTTTGGACTTTTGAGTAATGTGATATATCACAAGCTGCAAATATTGTTTCCCGTCTTCAGATCTGATTGGGAAACTTaataagaaatacatttgaattcaCTTCAGACCAACTTTCATTTATCAGCGTGAACCTGATCAAATATAAAACGATCATATGTATGGATGCTGGGCACAAAATTAGTACTTGCCACTAGCCAAAGGCTGGTAAATCATGCACGTGGCTGGGAGACCTACTTCACTCACTAGCCTAAAAAACAAAGTACTTATGTAATATGTATGTATGGACATTTTACCACTGGCTGATTGATAATCAATTCACTTCGTCACTTGCCCAAATGAAAACCAACCGAATGAGACAAACTACGTTTTCTTTCAATTGAGGTGAAATCAGTCTATGTAGGAGTGAGCCATTATGATGCTACAAGACAATGCCTCATTCTTAGAAATGTTTCTATTGTAAAGATTTAGCTGGCTGCTGAACTCTGAGGACACAAGCAACAAAACGGGAAAAACTAGAATTGCCGCGTCACAGGTGTACTGACATGTTCGTTTCAACTGAGTAATTTCCAGAGAGAAACGTGCTGTCGTTAAGTACAAGTAAAGAGCTTCATCACATTGTACAACGACAGTCATCTGAACcccttctgcttctgcttcatgTCTATTCTGATAGACCATGAAAAAGCAACACATTCTAATACGTggatgcttcacacacacacacacacacatcttcaagCCATTGGCAAATCTCTATAATCAGCACAGATTCAAGGTAGCAAGCCAAGATAAGTCACAAATTCAGTATCCAACTGTACGTGAAATATGGTAACAAACTTCTGTTCCGGAGTTGTAGCATTAATACCAACCAGGAAGTTTTTTTGCAGAAGATCATGATGTCAGAGTAAAGTTTCACATCACCCCAATTTGTCATAATTAGCATATGAAATACTGAGTTATGGTAAGTCAAGTTTTGTGAGGTTACAGTTaccttgaactttgacctctTACCACCAAAATCTAAATCATttcatccttgagtccaagtggacatgtgccaaatttgaagaaatttcCTCAAGACATTCTGAGATATCAAAAGAGTGTGAAGGATGGACAGACACACGGTTGGACAACCCAAAAATATAATGCCTTCAGCACCACTGTTGCCACTGAAGGGGCAGAAAAATCAaagatatatataaaacaaaaaaacaagcaacaggTTTCTGAGATTCTTCAACCAAAACCAACATGAGGCAAGAGGATACTCAAACCTGACGGTGAACTGTCGACTTTCAATAAATCTGTATTTGTATAGCACCAAGTCATTGTGGCCGATGTCAACAACAGAATCAAAAGTGACATTAAAGCACACATTCtatgggaaaaaagaaacactcacCACACGGACATACTCAAACATCTCAATGATGGCTGAGTTCATGAGATTGTAGCGTGAGCCGTTGTTGAGGAAGGCCTTAATGACGGGCTCAAAGAGAAAATTTCTCATGATATAGCGATTGTAGAATTCATCTTTCAAACCAATTATCCTCCGCATGAAACGCAGGGCACCTGGGGTggagatggacaaaaaaaaaaacaaaaaaaaaacagattgagCTTAAAACAAAGTAATTTATATTCAGAATgtgcttttaaatgtgacaaGTGCAAAGAATTAAAGATGTCATCATGATTGTGTGAGACTTACAAAGTGCCAGGAAGGCGTGCTGAGAGGCAGTGAGCACCAGTACCCTCCTGAGAATGTCCTTGTTGATGATGTAGTTCTTGATGTGGTAGGTGTGGTGCTCAACACAGAATGTCAGCAACTCCAGAATCAAGGCTAGCAACTGGGATGTTTGAAAATCATCTAATAGAAGAATGAGGGTAGTAAGCAACATACAATACTTGTTCATTTATCTCACCATTCCATTTACAAAACcaacacacaggtacacacattCACCTCGCAGGTATTCTGTACCTTTGCTAGGTTTTTCCTCCGTGGTGTTGGCCAGTAGTGGAGCTGAAAGGACGTGCATACAGTGCTTGTAGAAGAAGCTCAAGAactctgtcttttctgttttctggagAGGAAAACGTTGAAGAACAAATTTTTGCCAAGCTGCACGACAGtctaatgaatgtttttatagAACCCCATTGTTAAGAACAGTGGTGATGGTGTAGAACTCTGGCCCAGCCGGTTACACTGCTAGCACTAAGTAGTGCTAATCAAGACAAATTTGTTCTACAGGAAAATCCAGCTTTCCGGGctggaattttcattttttcccctgatACAGTTATCGTATCTGTTCAGTTCAACAGCCAATATccacacatcacatttttatcttttgcaTGTTTAGAAGGAAATGTGGCagtttcatatttaaaacacCATCTCTCTTTGCTAACTGTAATACTCTCTTTCCAATGCTGTCTAACTCTTGGCTACAGAACTGTGAACACAGTTTCTGTTTTATCTAAAGAAAATTGAAGgactatgaaaatgtttttgcttgatCAATTCTGACTTAAGTGAATTTATCAGGATACACTTCCACTTCATACAAAAGGAAATACCGCATATCAAGCACTCAGTATCTGCATAAGTTGACATGTTTCGGAGTGGTGCCcaaactcacattagcagtagccAGCATGTTTTCAGGGTCCACCAGAGTCCGTAGCAGGCCCATCAGCTGCACCGCACCACCCAGCTCTGGGTCTGTATCACAGATCATATGCTCGATGATCAGGTTGATAAGGAGGATGTCCTGGAAGGCCAATACACAATAATCGGTAACACAGCACTTGTTTATATCCACCTGTGAGACGCATTTGACGGTGATCATATACTCACATCATCATTCTGCTGAGACTCCTGCATAACGAACTCTCGTACCATGGAGGGGTTGTACTCCACCAGATAAGAGAAAATATCTGTGGCTGCCCCACGCACCTGAACGTCATCCATTCCCTGTTTTGCGAACACACATTACATTTGTTAGTGGATTGGGAATTTCACCTTGGAATCAGTAAAATATAAAGCtgttatgaaaacaaaaggcataACCAAAACGAAATGCCCAAACAACATTTACTTTCACAGATcatttttctcagtttattTCTAAGGGTGTGTGTGGACAGGAAGGAGTTTGGAAGCATTACTCTCACACATATCTGTATGTGCAATGGTGTACATGTGTCATGAGTAGTCTACTATTTGAGGTCTTAATATGCTTTAtgcatttgtttatatttgttttccacatACATGTGATGCCTATTCCAAGGTATGTCTTCacataatttaattaaaaacagtgtAGTGGGTTGTACTGCAGGGTACAAGAACATCACATATTGCATGCTCAGGGGCTGGTTAAATGCAGGAAAACTTGCTAGCTGCTAAACAAGCCGGTTTACTAAGTCAGTGAACAAAGCATATTTGGTTGCCTAATCTATCCTCATATAGGTTCTTCTGCTGTCACTGGTGTGGCAGCAAAAGTAACTGACAGAGGCGGTCAAAATAATCAttgctcatttaaaaatcaaagaaaaagatgGGAAGTTTGTGTGCAAAGATGCATATCATGACAGTGGTTATGTATTGTTTGGGTATTTTTTGAAAGGTTTTGTTTGGCTGTTCAATGCACGTATAGCCACAAGGTTTAACCTCGACTCCTCGGTCACATCACAATGTTATGCAATACATCACGGTAGCATTGTGCAGAAAAGATGAAGAGTTGGACCGATATACTGCAAAAACTCTTACATCATCATAGCATATGATGATTACTGACTGGCTGTGCTTCAAGTATTTCTTTAAAGGGCATGCCATTTCAATGCCCAATTTATCAAGTCCCATTCTATGATCCTACTGCCAAAAAGTGTCACCCCACCACCAAAGCTACTGACACCAATAAACTGAATTACCACTCATAACAAGATTGCTGCACTCACCAGTATGACCTCTAGTGCAGGTAGAATGCCCATGTTTGACAATGTCTTGAAAAAGGCATCTCTGTTTTGAGGTTGTAATGTTTGTGAGAATGCACAGAATTCCTTTAGGAAGTTCACCTACGaggagaaataaacacagctcgatgaaacaaggagaaaatgagagcagTACTTGATAAATTACGTCTGCTGAAGGTCTGGCATACCAGTTCATGTCTTTTGTCGTCATCTGTAGCCTCATCTGTTAGCTGTGCAAAGAGGTCTGTCAGGAACTTCTCATCGTCCTGACGTCAAAAGGGAAGGGGAGATAAGGAGGGAGTGAATATCACATACAAGCTaaaaagaagggaggggggTGTTGCACCAGTGGCCCTAACACGAGGGCCAATTGTGCACCCCGCTGGCAACAATGTTGTTGATCTAGAACGGTATGATTCACATGGAAATGACCAGGAAACAAAAATTAACATTCACCATATTTACCAGTGACTTGTTTTGATGCAAGTTTGAAAAATACTGCCATTATAAAACACCTCACTACATTCAATTTACAACCTGAAATCAAAAACATAGAGCCATTACAGTTGTAATCTGCTGTATACCAGTttgaaaaactacatttttttgcatttcccTGATGGGGTATAGGTTTTTACTATGCCAACCCACTGCCATTCAATGATATGTGTGGTCCAGTGAATCCAATTCTGGTTTGAATGAATATAACACTCTGTCTGTTAATTTTGCTTGGAAAGTCTGCCTCGAGGTAAGTGAGGAAGAAAAGGTCCATATCAGTAGTGTTTGACTTCAGAATTTCACACAGTACAGTGTAACAGAGTCAACAGTGTGCCAGTTTCAGTTTTCCTCTAGCGCAGCATAACTGATTTACACAACACTTCTCCATCTCTATGGAGACAGCCATACATAAACACTGCTGAGTTGAcacagtacaaaaacacaaagatcacATGACCATAAAAGACTAGCAGACAAACTCAGACTGGCTAAAGCACAATCAgccaaaaataaaacctttgtACAAACCTACAATTACAGTAATTCCCAGTCCTCAGTCCACAAGAACTGTTCTCTTATGTGTGCATTTTGGTGTTATATCCCGAGAGGGTTGACTATTTGTGAGGCTTATTTGTATAAGCTAATACAAATGTTgtatcatttgtttctgtcataAGCTAAATTTAAAATGACAGTGTAGAGCATATGCACCTCTCAAAAACCTTATGTGTCCATCTATCTCACCTGTAGCATGCCCACAATCTCCACCTTGttgaagaagatgaaggagtGCAGGGTGGACAGCATGTTTTCCTCAAAAACAGAGGGCGTGGGCAGCACCATGTCCTGAATATACTGCACCCGATACGTCTGGTGTATTTTCTGACGCAGTTCGGGGTCAGAGATAGGAATCACCTCCTTAAAGCGGGCTGTCTTAGTTAGAAACTCCCGATGCCGCCGCGGCTGAGGGAGTGCTGGGTCAAACTCCAAACAACCAATGACGTCCATGATGCACTCGTCAGAGAACATAACCTCAAAGAGTGCAGTACGATTGAGCAAGAAGATGCCTTTAATTATTTCATACATGTGGTGCAGTCCCTCTCTGTTCTCCAAATCCTCACAAACACGGAATAGCTCCAGGAGCTTGCGAATATAGCCCTCGTTCTCAACAGCCAGTGCCAGTTTCTCACGCCGTAGTGGTGATGGAAGCGAGGAGGCCACCAGCTCAGCCAGGTCCTCCAAGCGGTTCAGTTCACATGGTGGTAACTCCAGGCCTGGTGAGGACATGTCGTCAAAGCGCTCCTCCTCAGACTCGTCCACTACATCCTGGGTGATGTCCACTGATGGGTCCTTTCCCTGCACCTTCAcaatgagacaaacacataaaagagGTATTAACTATGAGAAACCAGGAACACCCAAACACTTGAAATCAAATCCATACACAGAtggagcagacaaacacacacccacacaaagaGAAGTGCAGTTACCTGGCATATTTTCTCCCAGATTTCATCACAGCCTGCCTTCTCCTGGAAGCTGAGCGCCAGATCATAATTTTCAGCTTCTGACCATACTATCAATGTATCCtttccaatgaaaaaaaaagagaaagagaaagccaATTTACAATCcgtaaacagagacagaaaaatccTCATTTGACATGAGCATACTGCAATGTGATACGTGCTGACCTGCTGTTTCTGGTAGGCTGTGTTTGGATTGATTTTGGATTCCAGCAGTAGAGAACCTGTCAggttaaaaacaaagatggctcACGAGCACTGTCAAAATGACTTGTGTGAGGAGGGTACCATATTGGTACATACAGGTGATACAGCTGATCAAAATAAGACTGTGTGGAAGGTATTGTTTACATATTACGTACTGGACAACAGTTACTGTGGGCAATTTACTGCAGGTGATCTCGAAATTGGTATATTTGCCATCCCTGTGGCCTTAGTTCTTTAGCTCGACTTACCATCACTCTCTGCTCGCACCAGAAGAGACGTGCCTTTAAAACGCTCAACATAGCCCGAGGAGACGTGCCCTGTCCCACGGTCATCCCACTGTCTCTCCTCATTGAGGGTGTAGACTTTGACTCGTCGACGAGTGTCCGTCATCCTGGCAGGTAGCTGTGACCGGTTCCTCTCACCCGGACCCTCTTTGCTTTCACAGAGTCTCTGCTTCACCCAATAACGCCACAGCTTCAATTCACTTTTTACACCTGTTCACTTCTACAATGCAGTACAAACTAGTGCCGGGGGTCAACCAGGCTAACAGTTCTTTGAAGAGGCTTAAAAGTGAAACCCCTGGACGTGTATCCAGGAAGATTTCCCTAATCAATCCTGCAGTTACAACTACAAATATCcgattattttatttacaagcTGCCTCAAAACTTATTTCGCCAGGGCTACAGGCGACACGCCACACAAAATCAGCTTATAGACCATTGTAGCAAGCTAACGACAGTCAAATTTACAGTGCGGGTAGCATTGACGTTAGCTAGCGTGATAATCTACAAAACAAGGACTGACAGACAATGCAAAGTCCTAACACACAGCTCAGAGGACAGTATTCAGAATAAGCCCCACTGTTACAATCGGTGGCTCGCAAAACACACAGCCTGCTTATTAGTACAGTGTGTACGCTTGCGGGCAACGTTTGCCAGTTGCTGTAGCTAGCGAACCTAACGAGTTAACTAGCTAGCGCGTATGCTAACTGCCAACGCTCCACATACTCAATGTTAAACAATTCTTTGAAGCAAAGAGACCACAGCTGTGCACCGATAACATTATTTCACCCTTCCGGACCGCAGACACCGTGTTTACCCCAGACCAATGTTTCTAATTGTGTCTGAATAATACGCcagctagctagcgttagctgcTATTTCTTCCCAAGTGTTCCGCCATGTTCTGGCTCGGGGCCGCGGAGAGACCACTCTCCCCTTACTGGTATTCATGCATCCCAAAAATTATGCAAACCAACAAACTGCAGTCGTGTAATCACTTAAAGGTTACGCTTTACATTATAAAGCTATTTGCCATTCATTCACGACGTCTTGCTCAGATAATTGCTAACTGCCCCCCCCGTGAGTATTCAGCCATCTTGGGTCCCTTCAGAGTCAGTACGGGGTTTCCAGCACAGCAACAACAGGGCAGCCCGCCACATTTAAAGAGACAGTAACATCACAGGCTACAACTTCCATTTCTGACGGTGATCAGCAAAAATAACTTATTGACAGGCTCCAGCAACATCCAACAGCATTCTACCTCACACCCTTTATATAACGTTCGCCACTCTgcatattaaacacacacttttgaCACATACTTTGATCCAGAGTTGTAGATCCTTGACAACCACCAATTTCTATACAAAgacaaatgtattcattatgGTTATATATGCTCATTTATGCAATAGTGGACAccagtcaaaaaaaacaacaatagtttattattttcaatcaaatgaaaacagcaacaggGAAAGTTTAAATCTatgcaaaatgaaatgtttacaaGAACAGCATTTTACAACACGATAGTAGGCTATGGCAACAATAGTAACAACAGATGCAATATGGAAAGTAAATCTTCTGGGATCAGTTAAATAAATGGGTCAGTCAGTCCTCAGATATTTATCTGATTCAAAAACAAGTCATCTGCTTTCAACccacagaatgtaaaaaaatcaaaccgTCCAGTAAGGGTATATTTGAAAAAGAATCACATACATTTTAGGGAAACTGAAAGCACATTACGAAAAATTTgagaaaccaaaagaaaaaaaaagtattcatcaAGCCTGGCGAACATTTCTCCAGGCAGAATCCCTCTCCATCAATAAGTTAGTCCTTGCAGCCATTTGTGTGACTCTCATCATAGTGTaacaaacttaaaaacacatgtatGCTGCCAAGCATGACTCCTTTTCTATATAAAGCCCAAAAGTTCTCACTTGTCCCCATTTCTCAAAACCCCTTCTCTTCCCAATGTACATTTAACTCCTTCAAAGCGTATGTAGCTGGACATCTCCCCACTGACTCCTTTACTTTGCTGCTTGCTGAGCCTGGCGCCGCAGCAGAACATATATCTTCTCCTTGATCCAGTCTTTGTTGTATGGTTGGTATGTTTGAGTGTCAGCTCTGTACCTGTAAAAAAGACAATTATGTTTTACTGGAAGTTATCAACAGATTCAATGCAAGcttaagttttttgtttttttttttaaatcatactTACACAAGACAGCTCAGATCTGCCAAGTCATCAATAAAGTCAAACAACTGACTGATGTCATAAGTGATGGAGGGACTGTTTGGATTCATCCTCTTAAGATGCTCCTCATACATTTTGCAAACACCTGGTGAAGAGATGCAGGATTTTCGGCACATTGATTTACAAGAACAACTCCAGCTCACTGTGCATGTTCTGTGTTAAGCTGTACATCGTACTTATCATTCAATAACtaatatacaaaataataacaaaattaatataaataacaGTTAATATTTGTAGACAAATGCATTAGAAAGCTTTCACTTTGCCTCACACACATCCACGACCGTAAAGAATAAAGTAAATTCAATTATATCCGGGAGGAATACTattggaacaaaatcatgaTGTTAAAAGCAACACAATATGGTGATTTATTAGTGAAAATCTCTTTAAATCAGCTGAAGACTCACCTTCCATGCATTCATTCACTGACTCGTAGTCAGCATATGTGCGGCCCTCTGGTCTCTTGGTAGGCTGGACAAGCAAAATTGTGTGCGACTGTAAAGACGATTAATATTATTTAATGCACACAACAAATGTCCGCTTTTTATATCACACCACATCAACTCAATTTGCAACATGCAGTTTAGTTGTTTTGCTCTCATACACCAAGCATTACGGGATTTCGAATAGTGACGTTAGCTAAACGCTGCAACTGAGTCACTCTCTCTCA
This region of Acanthopagrus latus isolate v.2019 chromosome 22, fAcaLat1.1, whole genome shotgun sequence genomic DNA includes:
- the smek1 gene encoding serine/threonine-protein phosphatase 4 regulatory subunit 3 isoform X1; this translates as MTDTRRRVKVYTLNEERQWDDRGTGHVSSGYVERFKGTSLLVRAESDGSLLLESKINPNTAYQKQQDTLIVWSEAENYDLALSFQEKAGCDEIWEKICQVQGKDPSVDITQDVVDESEEERFDDMSSPGLELPPCELNRLEDLAELVASSLPSPLRREKLALAVENEGYIRKLLELFRVCEDLENREGLHHMYEIIKGIFLLNRTALFEVMFSDECIMDVIGCLEFDPALPQPRRHREFLTKTARFKEVIPISDPELRQKIHQTYRVQYIQDMVLPTPSVFEENMLSTLHSFIFFNKVEIVGMLQDDEKFLTDLFAQLTDEATDDDKRHELVNFLKEFCAFSQTLQPQNRDAFFKTLSNMGILPALEVILGMDDVQVRGAATDIFSYLVEYNPSMVREFVMQESQQNDDDILLINLIIEHMICDTDPELGGAVQLMGLLRTLVDPENMLATANKTEKTEFLSFFYKHCMHVLSAPLLANTTEEKPSKDDFQTSQLLALILELLTFCVEHHTYHIKNYIINKDILRRVLVLTASQHAFLALCALRFMRRIIGLKDEFYNRYIMRNFLFEPVIKAFLNNGSRYNLMNSAIIEMFEYVRVEDVKSLTAHIVENYWKALEDVDYVQTFKGLKLRYEQQRERQDNPKLDRCIVFSSMRSILRNHRFRRDARTLEDEEEMWFNTDEDDLEDGEAVVPPSDKMKAEEDLMEPISKFMERKKLKDPEDKEVLGKSSLSGRQNPSFKLAFSGSTKTSLSSPPSSASLNPGSPGSPGSPGSGARSSPSTTAVTTKGGLVGLVDYPDDDDEEEDEEEDGESKEDPLPPSKKSKLSS
- the smek1 gene encoding serine/threonine-protein phosphatase 4 regulatory subunit 3 isoform X3, whose protein sequence is MTDTRRRVKVYTLNEERQWDDRGTGHVSSGYVERFKGTSLLVRAESDGSLLLESKINPNTAYQKQQDTLIVWSEAENYDLALSFQEKAGCDEIWEKICQVQGKDPSVDITQDVVDESEEERFDDMSSPGLELPPCELNRLEDLAELVASSLPSPLRREKLALAVENEGYIRKLLELFRVCEDLENREGLHHMYEIIKGIFLLNRTALFEVMFSDECIMDVIGCLEFDPALPQPRRHREFLTKTARFKEVIPISDPELRQKIHQTYRVQYIQDMVLPTPSVFEENMLSTLHSFIFFNKVEIVGMLQDDEKFLTDLFAQLTDEATDDDKRHELVNFLKEFCAFSQTLQPQNRDAFFKTLSNMGILPALEVILGMDDVQVRGAATDIFSYLVEYNPSMVREFVMQESQQNDDDILLINLIIEHMICDTDPELGGAVQLMGLLRTLVDPENMLATANKTEKTEFLSFFYKHCMHVLSAPLLANTTEEKPSKDDFQTSQLLALILELLTFCVEHHTYHIKNYIINKDILRRVLVLTASQHAFLALCALRFMRRIIGLKDEFYNRYIMRNFLFEPVIKAFLNNGSRYNLMNSAIIEMFEYVRVEDVKSLTAHIVENYWKALEDVDYVQTFKGLKLRYEQQRERQDNPKLDSMRSILRNHRFRRDARTLEDEEEMWFNTDEDDLEDGEAVVPPSDKMKAEEDLMEPISKFMERKKLKDPEDKEVLGKSSLSGRQNPSFKLAFSGSTKTSLSSPPSSASLNPGSPGSPGSPGSGARSSPSTTAVTTKGGLVGLVDYPDDDDEEEDEEEDGESKEDPLPPSKKSKLSS